A stretch of Candidatus Izemoplasmatales bacterium DNA encodes these proteins:
- the spoVG gene encoding septation regulator SpoVG, whose translation MLITEVRVKRVDGENRLVGIAAITFDASFVVHELRVIEGRNGLFVAMPSRKMPSGEFKDVAHPINSETRQMIENAVLEAYSKLPPGEPVEKITE comes from the coding sequence GCGCGTCGACGGCGAGAATCGCCTCGTCGGGATCGCCGCGATCACGTTCGACGCCAGTTTCGTGGTCCATGAGCTCCGCGTCATCGAAGGCCGGAACGGTCTGTTCGTCGCGATGCCGAGCCGGAAGATGCCTTCGGGCGAGTTCAAGGACGTCGCCCATCCGATCAACTCGGAGACGCGCCAGATGATCGAAAACGCCGTACTCGAAGCCTACAGCAAGCTGCCGCCCGGCGAACCGGTCGAAAAGATTACGGAATGA